A genome region from Penicillium psychrofluorescens genome assembly, chromosome: 3 includes the following:
- a CDS encoding uncharacterized protein (ID:PFLUO_005472-T1.cds;~source:funannotate), producing MSSSLEQLKATGTVVVCDSGDFATIGKYKPQDATTNPSLLLAASKKPEYAKLIDTAVDYGKKKGKTVDEQVDATLDRLLVEFGREILQIIPGKVSTEVDAKLSFDTKGSVDKALHIIELYKEIGIPKERILIKIASTWEGIKAAHILQSQHGINCNLTLMFSTVQAIAAAEAGAFLISPFVGRILDWYKAAHKRDYTATEDPGVKSVQDIFNYYKKYGYKTIVMGASFRNVGEITELAGCDYLTIAPNLLEELYNSTAAVPKKLDAASAASLDIPKREYLNNEAEFRFDFNEQTMAVEKLREGISKFAADAVTLKDILKQKIQA from the exons atgtcttcctctctcgagcagctcaaggccaCTGGCACCGTCGTCGTTTGCGACTCTG GTGACTTTGCCA CCATCGGCAAGTACAAGCCCCAGgatgccaccaccaacccctccctcctcttgGCCGCttccaagaagcccgagtACGCCAAACTGATCGACACGGCTGTGGACtacggcaagaagaagggaaagaccGTCGACGAGCAGGTCGATGCCACCCTCGACCGTCTGCTGGTTGAGTTCGGTCGCGAGATCCTGCAGATCATCCCCGGCAAGGTGTCGACCGAGGTCGATGCCAAGCTGTCCTTCGACACCAAGGGCTCGGTCGACAAGGCTCTGCACATCATTGAG CTCTACAAGGAGATCGGCATCCCCAAGGAGCGCATCCTGATCAAGATCGCCTCCACCTGGGAGGGTATCAAGGCCGCGCACATCCTGCAGTCGCAGCACGGCATCAACTGCAACCTGACGCTCATGTTCTCGACCGTGCAGGCtatcgccgccgccgaggctggCGCCTTCCTGATCTCGCCTTTCGTCGGCCGCATCCTGGACTGGTACAAGGCCGCGCACAAGCGCGACTACACCGCCACCGAGGACCCAGGCGTCAAGTCCGTCCAGGACATCTTCAACTACTACAAGAAGTACGGCTACAAGACCATTGTCATGGGCGCTTCGTTCCGTAATGTCGGCGAGATCACCGAGCTGGCTGGCTGTGACTACCTGACCATTGCGCCCAACCTCCTCGAGGAGCTGTACAACTCCACCGCCGCCGTGCCCAAGAAGCTCGacgccgcctccgccgctTCCCTGGACATCCCCAAGCGCGAGTACCTCAACAACGAGGCCGAGTTCCGCTTCGACTTCAACGAGCAGACCATGGCCGTtgagaagctgcgcgagggTATCTCCAAGTTCGCGGCCGATGCCGTCACCCTGAAGGATATTCTCAAGCAGAAGATCCAGGCATAG
- a CDS encoding uncharacterized protein (ID:PFLUO_005473-T1.cds;~source:funannotate) — translation MVKAVAVIRGDAKVSGTVTFEQADESAPTTISWNISGNDANAERGFHVHQFGDNTNGCTSAGPHFNPFAKTHGAPTDSERHVGDLGNFKTNAEGNASGTMQDKLVKLIGAESVLGRTLVVHAGTDDLGKGGNEESKKTGNAGARPACGVIGIAN, via the exons ATGGTCAAAGCTG TTGCTGTCATCCGCGGTGATGCCAAGGTCTCCGGCACCGTCACCTTCGAGCAGGCCGACGAGAGCGCCCCGACCACCATCTCGTGGAACATTTCCGGCAACGATGCCAACGCCGAGCGCGGATTCCACGTCCACCAGTTCGGTGACAACACCAACGGCTGCACCTCCGCTGGTCCCCACT TCAACCCCTTCGCCAAGACCCACGGTGCTCCCACCGACTCTGAGCGCCACGTCGGTGACCTGGGCAACTTCAAGACTAATGCCGAGGGCAATGCCTCTGGCACCATGCAGGACAAGTTGGTGAAGCTGATCGGTGCCGAGAGCGTTCTGGGC CGTACCCTCGTCGTCCACGCTGGCACTGACGACCTCGGCAAGGGTGGCAACGAGGAGTCCAAGAAGACTGGTAACGCCGGTGCTCGCCCCGCTTGCG GTGTTATTGGAATTGCCAACTAA